The Campylobacter sp. CN_NE2 genome contains a region encoding:
- a CDS encoding M16 family metallopeptidase codes for MKKIIFILAICLFFGGCKDSENSTKNGQTPDLQKQEIMQNANSQQSNSQLKSDENLRKTSENEALNLDSDIKTGSLENGLKYYILANDNPKNSAYFYLCIKAGSIDENENEQGLAHFVEHMAFNGSEHFSKNELIRKLESLGVKFGADLNAMTSFESTTYNVQISVNDENLKSVFLVLKDWAGGLKFDEEEIKKESGVILEEAKRDVGTRLYEKRAEYIYPGSIYAKRFPIGKNEIIANADRATLLGFYKRMYQPKFMSVVVVGDIDEAKIENLIKEYFSDLKNADEPIRADKTLLPFKGGFANLVEKESGANLINIMFADTYEPLNSLSALRKAYLKRYISTLLSVSYDKLNITLKSPIKGNFSSGDLFKQRVLNSFSANIIDNDTNATLGSLFSAIKGVREFGFSKDDFESVKKEFLKQNLSEFQRSDTQTQGVYGILNFIYEDTIKLSKKDKFELNENLLNSITLKEINEHFKTITNGDKFVEFITPEPLKITQSEIDEIYEKATPYDFSKDLAMQSVLLSEIPAKIAPSKDEFDKENEIYILEFENGARAILKDIKTIKNQINFLAVKKGGKTNFPSKQQAGIALAVLNSGTIGDFGKYESAKLTSGFTYSLKASINDTQTTFSGNSSSDNFENLLQEFFVKFNNPKLHESEFELYKQRAKTDIAKRNETSSYRFSKEILENFYDGNERAMPLEISDIDGANLSDLQKIADESFKNAGEFLFVISGDLDIAKTKDLLGIYVANLKGEKTQSIAKDDGLRAKKGVFGIEKNYGDSDKSEVSVIIQNDEITEFSVENVRKFNILKDVIRAEILEKIREEKGQIYSASVSGEFDNEPYQNAHLNINFSCKKDDAKLVVSELREILDSIKKDGVKESVLENAKKAKILSIKRNAQNAPFWIANLSGYGLWGFPIYNESKYEKSINSITNDDIKAILSLVDTGNFFTAILNPKN; via the coding sequence ATGAAAAAAATTATTTTTATTTTAGCGATTTGTCTGTTTTTTGGTGGTTGTAAAGATAGTGAAAATTCCACAAAAAACGGGCAAACGCCAGATTTGCAAAAGCAAGAGATAATGCAAAATGCGAATTCGCAACAATCAAATTCGCAACTTAAAAGCGATGAAAATTTACGAAAAACTAGCGAAAATGAAGCACTAAATTTAGATAGCGACATCAAAACAGGAAGCCTTGAAAATGGACTAAAATACTACATTTTAGCTAATGATAATCCAAAAAATTCAGCATATTTTTATCTTTGTATAAAAGCAGGTAGTATCGACGAAAACGAAAACGAGCAAGGTTTAGCGCACTTTGTCGAACACATGGCATTTAACGGAAGCGAACATTTTAGCAAAAACGAATTAATCCGAAAACTAGAAAGCTTGGGCGTTAAATTTGGAGCTGATTTAAATGCGATGACTAGCTTTGAAAGCACCACTTACAATGTCCAAATCAGCGTAAATGATGAGAATTTAAAAAGCGTTTTTTTGGTGCTTAAAGATTGGGCTGGGGGCTTAAAATTTGACGAAGAAGAGATAAAAAAAGAAAGCGGTGTGATTCTCGAAGAAGCCAAGCGAGATGTCGGCACTAGGCTTTATGAAAAAAGAGCCGAGTATATTTATCCGGGCAGTATCTATGCAAAACGCTTCCCGATAGGCAAAAACGAAATCATCGCAAATGCAGATCGTGCTACACTTTTGGGATTTTACAAGCGCATGTATCAGCCAAAATTTATGAGCGTGGTTGTCGTGGGCGACATAGATGAAGCAAAGATAGAAAATTTGATAAAAGAGTATTTTAGCGATTTAAAAAACGCGGACGAACCGATACGAGCCGATAAAACGCTTCTTCCGTTTAAGGGCGGTTTTGCAAATTTGGTTGAAAAGGAAAGCGGGGCAAATTTGATAAATATTATGTTTGCTGATACTTACGAGCCGTTAAATTCGCTATCTGCACTTCGCAAGGCTTATCTAAAACGCTATATTTCCACACTTTTATCGGTTAGCTACGATAAGTTAAATATCACGCTTAAAAGCCCTATAAAAGGCAATTTTAGCTCAGGCGATTTGTTTAAGCAAAGGGTGCTAAACTCATTTTCAGCAAATATCATCGATAATGACACAAACGCAACGCTGGGTAGCCTATTTTCGGCGATTAAAGGTGTAAGAGAATTTGGTTTTAGCAAAGATGATTTTGAAAGTGTAAAAAAAGAATTTTTAAAGCAAAATTTAAGCGAATTCCAGCGTTCGGATACGCAGACACAGGGCGTTTATGGTATTTTGAATTTTATCTATGAAGACACGATTAAACTTAGCAAAAAGGATAAATTCGAACTTAACGAAAATTTGCTAAATTCTATCACCCTTAAAGAGATTAACGAGCATTTTAAAACTATCACAAACGGCGATAAATTCGTGGAATTCATCACGCCTGAGCCATTAAAAATCACGCAAAGCGAGATTGATGAAATTTATGAAAAAGCAACGCCTTATGATTTTAGCAAAGATTTGGCTATGCAAAGTGTTTTGCTAAGCGAAATTCCTGCAAAAATCGCACCTAGCAAGGACGAATTTGACAAAGAAAACGAAATTTATATTTTGGAGTTTGAAAACGGCGCAAGGGCGATTTTAAAGGACATTAAAACGATAAAAAATCAGATAAATTTTTTAGCCGTCAAAAAGGGCGGAAAGACAAATTTTCCTAGCAAACAACAAGCAGGAATCGCCCTAGCCGTGCTAAATTCAGGCACTATCGGGGATTTTGGCAAATACGAAAGCGCAAAGCTCACAAGCGGATTTACTTATTCGCTAAAAGCCAGTATAAACGATACACAAACCACTTTTAGCGGGAATTCTTCAAGCGATAATTTTGAGAATTTATTGCAAGAATTTTTTGTGAAATTTAACAACCCAAAACTGCACGAAAGCGAATTTGAACTTTACAAACAAAGAGCCAAAACCGACATCGCTAAACGCAACGAAACGAGCAGTTACCGCTTCTCAAAAGAGATTTTAGAAAATTTTTATGACGGAAACGAAAGGGCGATGCCGCTTGAAATTAGCGATATTGACGGGGCGAATTTAAGCGACTTGCAAAAAATAGCAGATGAGAGTTTTAAAAACGCAGGAGAGTTTTTATTTGTGATTTCGGGAGATTTAGACATCGCTAAAACAAAGGATTTGCTAGGAATTTATGTGGCAAATTTAAAAGGCGAAAAAACGCAAAGCATAGCCAAAGATGACGGATTAAGGGCTAAAAAAGGCGTTTTTGGGATAGAAAAAAACTACGGCGATAGCGATAAAAGCGAAGTTAGCGTGATTATCCAAAATGATGAAATCACCGAATTTAGCGTGGAAAATGTGCGAAAATTTAATATCCTAAAAGATGTCATCAGGGCTGAAATTTTGGAAAAAATCAGAGAAGAAAAAGGGCAAATTTACTCAGCTAGCGTGAGTGGCGAGTTTGATAACGAGCCGTATCAAAACGCACATTTAAACATAAATTTCTCATGCAAAAAAGATGACGCAAAGCTCGTTGTTAGCGAACTTAGAGAGATTTTAGATAGCATTAAAAAAGACGGCGTAAAAGAGAGTGTTTTAGAAAACGCAAAAAAGGCAAAAATTCTCTCTATCAAGCGAAATGCCCAAAATGCGCCGTTTTGGATAGCGAATTTAAGCGGATACGGGCTTTGGGGCTTTCCGATTTACAATGAGAGCAAATATGAAAAAAGCATAAATTCTATCACAAATGACGATATAAAGGCGATTTTGAGCCTAGTTGATACGGGCAATTTTTTCACAGCGATTTTAAATCCGAAAAATTAA
- a CDS encoding putative transporter, with the protein MFASFFKSKKWRFLAYAGLICIILLNYYQTTLNVKLNEWYRTFYDMGGEIDKHTIDDFYEQMFVFLQIALPFIVAIVIERYLTRVWVFKWREAMTFAYITHWRKVEHDIEGSSQRIQEDIYRFTRTLEEIGVKIIYAFMTLFAFIPILWGLSSGVNIPYIKDIPGSLVWVALVVSVGGLAISWLVGWYLPRLEYNNQKVEAAFRKELVFAEEDKQNYGGEEKIQTLFDKLKHNYHKLFLHYLYFDTWLHTYSQVLVIVPYLIMGPGLFMKLITFGVLIQVSNAFNQVRQSFSVFTNNWTTITELRSIYMRLSEFEKNIGYDGKVA; encoded by the coding sequence ATGTTTGCTTCATTTTTCAAAAGCAAAAAGTGGCGGTTTTTAGCTTATGCAGGGCTTATTTGCATTATTTTGCTAAATTATTATCAAACTACGCTAAATGTCAAACTCAACGAGTGGTATCGCACATTTTACGATATGGGCGGCGAGATCGACAAGCACACAATCGACGATTTTTACGAGCAAATGTTTGTCTTTTTGCAGATTGCCTTGCCGTTTATCGTGGCGATTGTGATTGAGCGGTATTTAACCAGAGTTTGGGTTTTTAAGTGGCGAGAAGCGATGACATTTGCCTATATCACGCACTGGCGAAAGGTCGAACATGACATCGAAGGTAGTTCGCAACGGATTCAAGAAGATATTTATCGTTTCACAAGGACGCTTGAAGAAATCGGCGTGAAAATCATCTATGCGTTTATGACGCTTTTTGCGTTTATCCCTATTTTATGGGGGCTAAGCTCAGGCGTAAATATACCTTATATCAAAGATATTCCGGGTTCGCTTGTTTGGGTTGCTTTGGTGGTCAGCGTGGGTGGATTAGCCATTTCGTGGCTAGTTGGCTGGTATTTGCCGCGCCTTGAATACAACAACCAAAAGGTTGAAGCGGCATTTAGAAAAGAGCTTGTTTTCGCCGAAGAAGATAAGCAAAACTACGGTGGCGAAGAGAAAATTCAGACACTTTTTGACAAGCTAAAACACAACTATCACAAGCTATTTTTGCACTATTTGTATTTTGATACTTGGCTTCATACTTACTCGCAAGTGCTTGTCATCGTGCCGTATCTCATCATGGGTCCGGGGCTTTTTATGAAGCTTATCACTTTTGGGGTGCTAATCCAAGTTAGCAACGCATTTAACCAAGTCCGCCAAAGTTTTAGCGTTTTTACAAATAACTGGACGACGATAACCGAACTTCGCTCCATTTACATGCGGCTTAGCGAATTTGAGAAAAATATCGGGTATGACGGGAAAGTTGCCTAA